A window from Gossypium raimondii isolate GPD5lz chromosome 7, ASM2569854v1, whole genome shotgun sequence encodes these proteins:
- the LOC105791714 gene encoding UDP-glycosyltransferase 76B1, producing the protein MEKQQKSSHVVLVMVTFQGHLTPMLQLASLLHSKGFSITIVHPEFNSPNPSNHPEFTFISIPDKLTESHFSDKDAASPVWNLNKNCAAPLQQCLEKILHSLHHIAAVIYDTLMYSAQPITEDLGLLGIVLRTGSATTMLFYPAFSQLDEERIDFVYEIKSPELQALQLKRLRALLSQNATKAMTEVRVAFANVLKRSSAIIVNSMEFLEPEALSKVKQYSPAPIITIGPLHKFAPAICSSLLTEDDKCISWLNKQAPKSVIYVSFGSIVNFDKEELIEIAWGLSNSKQPFLWVVRPGMVRGSEWIESLPNGFEESVGERGCIVKWAPQKEVLAHAAVGGFWTHSGWNSTIESICEGVPMLCRPFFGDQHLNTSSICNVWKIGLELQNLERGNIERTIKRLLVDMEGNGIRKRAIDLKEKAAFYLMEEGSTSCSLNKLIKHILSV; encoded by the exons ATGGAGAAGCAACAGAAATCCAGTCATGTGGTGCTTGTTATGGTAACCTTTCAAGGTCACTTAACTCCCATGCTCCAGCTAGCTAGTCTCTTGCACTCAAAGGGCTTCTCAATCACTATAGTTCACCCTGAATTTAACTCTCCTAACCCTTCAAACCACCCCGAATTCACTTTCATATCCATACCAGACAAGCTCACGGAATCTCACTTCTCAGATAAAGATGCTGCAAGTCCTGTGTGGAATCTCAACAAAAACTGTGCAGCACCATTACAGCAATGCCTCGAAAAGATCTTGCACTCTCTTCACCATATTGCCGCGGTCATCTATGATACACTCATGTATAGTGCTCAACCTATCACCGAGGATCTAGGGCTACTCGGGATAGTTCTGCGTACAGGTTCTGCTACAACAATGCTATTCTATCCCGCCTTTTCCCAACTTGATGAGGAACGAATAG ATTTTGTGTATGAAATTAAATCGCCAGAGCTTCAAGCTCTTCAGCTTAAACGCCTTCGTGCTTTACTATCACAGAATGCAACCAAAGCGATGACGGAAGTGAGAGTTGCATTCGCAAATGTGCTGAAGAGATCATCGGCTATAATTGTGAACTCAATGGAATTTCTTGAACCAGAAGCACTGTCAAAGGTTAAACAATACTCCCCTGCTCCGATTATCACTATAGGACCATTACATAAATTTGCTCCAGCCATTTGCAGCTCATTATTGACTGAAGATGATAAATGCATATCTTGGCTTAACAAACAAGCCCCCAAATCTGTCATCTATGTGAGCTTTGGTAGCATTGTCAACTTTGATAAGGAAGAACTAATTGAGATAGCATGGGGACTATCCAACAGTAAACAACCCTTCCTGTGGGTGGTTAGGCCTGGTATGGTTCGTGGCTCAGAATGGATTGAATCATTGCCAAATGGGTTTGAGGAGAGTGTGGGAGAAAGAGGTTGCATTGTGAAATGGGCACCTCAAAAGGAAGTGTTGGCTCATGCTGCAGTTGGTGGATTTTGGACCCACTCTGGGTGGAATTCAACCATTGAGAGTATTTGTGAAGGGGTACCAATGCTATGCAGACCTTTCTTTGGAGACCAACACTTGAACACAAGTTCCATCTGTAATGTTTGGAAAATAGGCTTGGAATTGCAGAATCTCGAAAGAGGGAATATAGAAAGAACAATAAAAAGACTACTGGTGGATATGGAAGGAAACGGTATCCGAAAGAGAGCTATAGATCTGAAGGAGAAGGCTGCTTTTTATCTAATGGAAGAGGGTTCTACAAGCTGTTCTTTGAACAAGTTAATAAAGCATATATTATCTGTTTAA